One Alnus glutinosa chromosome 13, dhAlnGlut1.1, whole genome shotgun sequence genomic window, TCAATCATTCGATCAACCCtatatatcttaaaaaaaaacaaaaattcaaatactAAAACCGACTACGGTAGAATCAAATACtcatctaaaaaaatttaaagttcgtttggatttacgatttaaaaaatgacgattaaaaatatcaattttaaaatatgcgatttgaaaacataatttttaaaaatgtaatttagcGTTTTGCAAAATCgtaatttggcctttaaaatcgcaatttagtctttaaaattgtgtgttttcaaaaagaaacatcaactttcatttaaaaaattctgcgatttgaaaatgtagattttctacgtttttaaaatcacaattttataaaaacacAATCTCAAACTATCAATCTTCTGGGATTTAATTTAGAATCGtattttttatctacaaaatcgcaatgtCAAACGCACTTTTAACGACGAGCTCCAGTCAGGTGACGTAAACAACTGGATGAAAAGTTAActgtagaatatatatatatatatatatatatatatatatatatatatatatatatatatatatatatatatataatggcaaAAATGGACAATAAAAAGGAAAACGACCTTTCTGCATGCCTTGCTACCAACGCCTTAATTTGACTTTTATCAAAACCCGTTTTAGCATCCGTTGCGACAATAATTAAAGGGGTCCAGCTCCCCTTACTATTAATGGACAGTTTTCATTTGAGAAACAGTCCAGATCGAGCCTCATGAGCAACGCTTGCTACTCCGACGAGATCAGAGCGCCTGCAGAGAATTAATTAACTAACATTCTTCTATACCATGACTGTTTCTCAGATGGAAACTGTCCATAAATAGTAAGGAGCTTGACCCTGGCTAGCTTCATCTCGCCACCAATTCTTCTGCGCGCGCGTAAGCTAGACCACAATTCTGCCTTGCCCCACCAGAAGCTTCTACGTGtttctataattaattataacgGTCTTGACCTAGAAAAATCAAGTAATGGGTAGCCACCATCCTCTtggtcttaaaaaaaaaaaaattgacccgtgtttaaaaattatcattaaatttgaggtagatctttattatattttgattcAACGTTGATTTTGGAGCATCTGCAACTGTAGTAGTTGCTATTTTAGCCACCCAAAACacacatttttctcttttaacaaCTATTTTTTCGATACAAATTTCAATGTATTATCTATTTCACTctcttactttttttaaatagcatttttaaattttttaaagggagatagaaactaataaaaaaacaaaaaataaaccatTGCCcttaatattatattcaatcagTATGGGATTGTatctaatttttacaaattaatctAATAAAGTGGCATATATTCTTAAAGTATGTgagaaatatattttcttattaatactattaaaaaaaaacatgcgaaaagtataaaaaaaaaaaaaaaatgatttttacgtgctaaaaaatacatgtcattttattatactcgtttataaaaattaactacGTACTTTCATACTGTAGCTAACACTTGACTTTGAATCATCTCCCAGAGAGCCAAAACCATCTTTGGAGCTTTTAAGGCATTATTGAAGATGTTTTTAAAAGATATgtcaattttaaaagaataaaataagaataaaaggaTGAAAATCACCTGCTTCTTCACTATATTTtgggataataataataataatatatatatatatatatatatagaaggatGAAAATCACTTGCATGATCCCGACGTCAAAGAGAACCTTCAATGGCGGCTGCTTTAGCAGCCCGGGATTGACCCACTGATGTTGTATAATTCAATGCGGTTGATAAAACgtcatcctatatatatatcatttgcCTCCAACGCCATTTTCAGCGCACTTAAAGCTTCCACCTTCGTTGCACACTATCACCTCAGCTCCTGATCATCAACCTCTCCAGTCTTACAAAAATGGCGGAAGAACTTCCATTTGCACCGAGCAAGATGTATCCGCGAAGCGACGAAGAGATCGCCACGTTCAAAGTACTAAAAAAGGAACGAAGCGGCAAATGTTTCGTTTACGTTTTTTCTGCTATTGTCATCCTGAGCATCGTCGTACTAGCCTTCGCCTTGATCGTGCTGCGTTTCAAAATCCCCGACGTCAAACTCCGGTCGGTGACGGTGAAAAATCTAAAGTACGAAGGGCGCGGCACAGCTGGACAGTCACCTTCGTTTAACGCAACTTTGGTCGCCGTGGTGACGATTAAGAACACAAACTTTGGTCGGTTTAAATTTGATAACAGCACGTTGAGTGTGCTGTACGGAGGCATGAATGTCGGTGACAGAAGCATAATCCATGGGCGGGTGAAAGCCAGAGAGACCCACGAGATGAATATTACAGTAGAAGTCCGATCTAATAGGGTGATGGACACCAAGAACCTCAGCGGTGACATTGAAGCAGGGATGCTGACACTGAGCAGCTATGCAAAGCTGAGTGGCAGAGTGAATTTGAAGAATATTATAAGGAGGAGGAAGACGACGGAAATGAACTGCACAATGATTCTTGATTTGAAACGCCGTGCCTTCCAGGATCTTCGATGCTActaattattgtaattgttttgtgggttatttttcttttgttatgttattttgaaattcagattttttttttaagagatcgtaatttatttatttatttttcattttttatttttaataatgattgcgctgccattttttttttttacacaactcACAAACTCGACACGAAATTAAAGGATTATGGTTGAAGagtttgacatgtttaattaaattggtctgGTTAAATatgttgacctatatagttttatatttatGATTCGATACGACTCGAACTCGACACGTGACATAGTGacagacaattttttacataattcGTAAACTAGCCataaacccaatacaaaattaatggattagggttgagggttatgacccgtttaattaaattagtctAATTAGAAAcgttgacctatatagttttatgcATATAAATATTTGACACGACTCGAACTCGACACGCGACCTAGTGAtagacaatttttgacataactCGTGAACCAAGCACAAACTCAATATATGCAAAATTAGTGGATTAAGGTTGAGGGGTTTGACCTTTTTAATTAAATCGATTAGGTTATAgttaatgtaaataatattatatatacaaatgCCTCAACACGATTCGAACTCAATACATTAACACGAGCTGCTATGATTAATTCAAGCACTGAAAAGCTGAAATTTTTCTTGTTCTAGATgtggttaattaattagaagTCTAGGAAAAACAGGTAAGTGAATTGAATATTGCTCAGTGAGCCAAAGAGTTTTTGTTACGTAGAGAATATAGCTTCtttgatatgtatatatatatttaatgacGCTAAGTGCATATTGTTTCTTTGATGATCATGCATCTTCGGTTCATGAATCATGATGATTCGTGCACCTTAAACTTTCTTGCCTGCTTAAGATATGCATGGTTAATTAATAGCCTAAAACAACATATTGGAAAACTGAGCTTCATAGTCTTTGAAATTTGACTAAAGTTCGTTAAATTCAATTAAAATCTCATTGGCCTGACAAAAGTTACAAGTCTAAGAAATTTATTGGAACTCGCTTTAGAACACCGTcaattgaattttatttttatttttatttttttttgaaatattcaCACATGAGGAGAGGGGAGAAggaaattcga contains:
- the LOC133855075 gene encoding late embryogenesis abundant protein At1g64065-like, giving the protein MAEELPFAPSKMYPRSDEEIATFKVLKKERSGKCFVYVFSAIVILSIVVLAFALIVLRFKIPDVKLRSVTVKNLKYEGRGTAGQSPSFNATLVAVVTIKNTNFGRFKFDNSTLSVLYGGMNVGDRSIIHGRVKARETHEMNITVEVRSNRVMDTKNLSGDIEAGMLTLSSYAKLSGRVNLKNIIRRRKTTEMNCTMILDLKRRAFQDLRCY